tctagtgtggtgaggtacttgatgacttcaaggtgaccacaccgtgcagccaggagtagtAGAGTGAAACCATCACTAGCCtcaacattgagactagtggggtctagtgtgacGAGGTACTTTATTACGTCCAGGTGACCTTCACAtacagccaggtgtagtggagtgtaaccatcACTAGTCTTAACAATGAGACTAGTGGGGCCTAGTGTGGTGATGTActtcactatatcgaggtgaccaaactgtgcagccagatgtagtggagtgtaaccaccactagtcttaacgttgagactagtggggtctaatGTGGTGACGTACTTCACTATATTGATGAAACCAAACTGTGCAGCCagatgtagtggagtgtaaccaccATTAGCCTTAACATTGAGACTAGAGGGGCCTAATGTGGTTAGGTAactcactatatcgaggtgaccccactgagcagcttgtacaagagCAGTATCCAGCATCTCCccagtaatacctccctcctccaccaggtaccTCACCACCTCCATATGGCCCTCTTTTGCTGCCAGGAGCAATGCAGGCACTCCTTGACTGTGGGCGCCAATGTTCACGTCAATGTCACATCTTCCAAAGGAGAGACAGTCCTCTTGACCCTGATTTTTCTCCTCTTCTATCAGAAACCTCACGACAAGCAGCTGCCCCCtctctgcagcatggttcaaaGCAGTGCgcttccagtccacacagggatttcttgcaagaaggaaattcaccacattgatgTACCCCTGATCAGCCGCCCAatttagaatttgctgaaggatttcgtgacctggttcaCACTGGGTGAGCAGTTCCTGCCACCGTGGACCTTCTCGTCTGTCCCGCCACTCCCTCTCTCTCGGTTTCTCTCTCATCTCGTACTCCAACTCTTGCTGCTCAACAATCTTCTCTCTGTCCTTACATGCTCTCACCACTTCCTCTTCTCTCTCCTCACATGCATTCTCCACCTCTTCTCTCTTCTTACATGCTCTTTCCACCTCTTCTTCTCTCTTCTTACATGCTTTTTCCATCTCTTCTGTTGTCTCATTACATGCTTTCTCCACCTCCTTTACTTTCTTCTCAAATGCTTCCTCCCtttgttctatcaccatctccctctttttcagcACTTCTTCCCACAACCTCAGGCTGTTCTCTGTCTCTGTAAGTCTcctctccaattcttccaccactctggtgttTTCTCTCAGCTGCACCTCCCTCATCTCCACATCTTCCACTAGTGATCCATAGAGTACTGCACATAGTTTGCAAcgagtctggaacacacaataagACCATaaattaacagatagtcctcctAAGAGACGGGTTACATGGAATGAATTCTACTGACACTGGCCACCATAAGAATTACCTGAAGAGATATTGATTCTCTTACGATGTGCCGTACATATTGCAACCATATTATAATTTTCTGGACATGAACTAGatcagctgagtggcactgtagccAGGGGGTGaacaaagcaagaaagaaagaaaaagcattGTATGCTAAATTGATGAATTAAACATGTAAGTTATTTGTAGTCTGTCATTTTGAATTATACAGTGCCTACGTTTCATATTAAACTACCCGCATTTCTCAATGTTGCCTGCtgcatgtttacttttaagatttttaCTACCTGTTAATTGTGTATGATGAGAATTTCTGTAGATTTGTTTGTGACAgcgattgatattttaataattgtTTTTAAAGTTATTGTTATATGTTTAAGTGTTATACTATTCTGTTTCAGGTTTATTAAACTTCTGACAGGTCGGTTTTTCTAGGAAATACTTGATACGCTTGAATTAATAATCGCATTAAGTGATAATGGCATGTATTGACATGCTGTACCATAGATATGTAAACAATTCCAACAAATGCTGGAACTGTGAATAATCAACAAAGGAACTATAGAAACTgcattcaacactaatctcagtcagtttggacatttttcttttcACCCCAAGTTGTTGGGTGCTGGGACTGGACTTCACTATGTATTCTACACTATTATCAATTACTTTTACATGCTACCCTCTCCCCTACTGACCCTAAGATTTTTAATGGTGTCTTACCCCCCATAGCGTTATTTCACAGATggtaaaatgagtaccaggttttgCTGAAATAGGCCCTGTGATTTAGGTGGAGATGTGAAACAACCTCTTCCCTCACACACATGAATTATTTATATTAAGACATAAATTTATGAAATGGAACCAACACTAATAACAGAAGACTCACCATGTGCTGCCACATACTAAAACGTGCTTAGTAATGTAAATTGTGGCAATATATTGGAGCTTCCTGAGCTGTATGTTCTGACAGTACCCTTGAATTCCATCTTTTATTTTCCCTTTGCCTATACTATCACAAAAATTCCAATAGGTTCCCAGCAAAAACAGGGTGAACAGCGAATAGGCTATAAACAGATAAGGTAGCATCTTCAGTCTTACCTGTACCTAATTACATTTGTAACACATTTCAGATGGAGAATTACACAATCACTGATTCCTACCGAAATAAACCAGAGCCGATTTCTTTTTATACTTCTTATTTCTAATGTCCTCTATTTGGTTTTCAAGCTCCTAAAAGTTATGAAAATTCTTTTCAAACCCCTCTACAGATgatatatttacaataaaatgtcaACTGCTAAACTTGTCTCAGCATTTTTAGGCACCAATTCACTGTGCATTTATTCTCCTTTCACTGGTAGGAAAGAGTTGGGATGGTTCTTGAAGTATCCTGCTTTGAAGAAACAATTTGAGATCATAGTTAGCTTCACAGTTTTCCAAGACTTAGCAATGAAGTAGAGCGCAGACAACATTGGAACTTTAAGTGATGATGGAATCTTTCCAGCAACCATAAGGAATAAAATGTGCTGCACCAGCTTTTCCCTATAGAATGACTTAAAGGGATGTATAATACCTACATCACACATCCTTGAAGCAAGGAGCCTTTTTACATTTCTCCATCACAAAGGCGTGGAGATTCTCAGAGCAATCAGCATCACTGTGAGCCTCAATTTACAGTGTTTTCCATCACagcatttatctcctttgaatgccaaaggttaaaaatgttcctgggtccgtaggtcagctcctgcaatcttccACTGATTTCCTCTTCCACAGATTCATCACTAACTGTGTTTCATTCTCTATTGGATGCACTGAAATTTCCAACACCAAGAATATTTGCTACTTTACGTGCACATATCAAAATGGCATCTATCCTTCATCCACATGATGTATGCTGGTATCCTGATTATGGTGTCTGTTTTATGTCCTTGCTAATTTCAGATAGCCCCCTCCccagaaatacacatacatgtgaATAATATATTGGAAAATAATTTGTGGGCTAGGCAACCCACTTTTCAGAATTGTCCTGCTTTTTGAGTAAATTTGTTAAATAGGCAACCCATTCATCACAGATGTCCGTCAGTTTCCATAGTTTTCCCTGACACTCGCAGTAGGCTAGTATTCTCCATATGTTGTAATGTGTGCTGTCTGGTTTTGGTCAACATGCAGCAGTTATTTCAAGGATTATAGGTTAGTTGTGACCCCATTATACTTCGATTTTTCTACATCTTGAGCAGCCTGACGTGGTGTAAATAGCAGGAAGCATAAAATACTGAATGGAGTACACAGGAAATGCCTTTGAAaagcataaaatgtcgcaaacATAAATTTCAGGATTTTAATACATTTTGAGTGCACGGAAACTGAGAGGACCACAGAAAATGTTTTAATGGATGGTAAAACGTAAAATACTGGAATGTAAAAGCAGGGCAACACTATAATTACTTTAACTTTTATGAAAGGCTTAAGGAGGCTGCTCGAACATACTGACATAATGCCAGGAGCTGGAGAATGGGAAAGGAGAAGGATGATGAGGACAGAGCTGAGAATTTTAGGTCAGAATGGACGGGAGAAGAAGGTCAAGTAGAAAAGTTGCATAGAGATACATCTTACTCAATATAAGCCATGATGTATATGATACCAATTCCTAACCCAACACTAGTATTGTCAATGAAGAGGTAATGAAAACAATGAAACTTGGCAAGGAAGGAAAATACACCAGGATACAATGGAGACCTCATGGGAACAAATGTGCCATACACAGTTTAGCCTTACGAATGCTCTTGACACCAGAGAAGAGATTACTTATGCAGTAAAATGCCATTATAATAAACGCCTGTATTGTAACTAATTTCAAACTTCAGTATATGGAATTAAAATTTTGCCTTTTGGCTTATATTTAACAtcttttccttcaaaatataattgaagttCATCCTGTTTTCATCTCCGCATATTTCGCACCTGTTTCTATTCACCTAATACCAGCTGCAGCTGAAGTCAAATGTTATGGAATAAGCGAGTCTAAATTTACGAAAATGGGTTTCCAGTTGGAAAAAGTTCATTCTAACATTATTAGACAAAAATACGGACAATCAgcaaataattaagaaataaatacgGACGCCAGGACAGACACTAAAAACAAGGGCACATCCTGATAAATATGGACGTTTGGTAACCCTAGCCTTGAAGAAtaccgctcttaattattacagggtcaaataaagctttgcctactctaattctctgagatctattttctagaaatatagcaacccattcagtcactcttttgtctagtccaattgcactcatttttgctggtagtctcccatgatccaccctatcaaatgctttagacaggtcaatagcgatacagtccatttgaccacctcaatccaagatatctgatatatcatgctggaatcctacaagttcagcttcagtggaataacctttcttagaaccgaactgccttctatcgaaccagttgttaattttgcaaacatatctaatgtaatcagaaagaatgccttcccaaaacttacatgcaacacaagtcaaacttactggcctgtaattttcagctttatgcctatcaccctttcctttatacacaggggctactacagcaactctccattcatatggtactGTAGAATTCCTTCAACCcaacacttcactgtaccactcaacacaaaatacatttctacgttctgaatggaatgcgaaatacaagctcaaacaggctcattctgctattcagcaatcCCACAGCTAACCAGtatgcaaaactgaacattcctgaagcTAGCAGCTTACCCCCCATAAGCGCAACTTATCCTTGGAAGTTCAGGAAGGTCTTTtcctgtaatcacgcaactgtggcgatggctcttacctgagttggaaatcatatttctttcagaagggatgacaaTACAGTAACATGTTTAGGTcgaggaaaaatgtgatcgtactaaccGGTAATGGTGAAAATTCGGTATGCGatattttttatatagatttaatgcaATGAGAATGGGGACTTAAAATTTACGACATGCTATGTGAATGGAATACGGTGTATGGTGTTCCATACATAATGGTACTCTTCACA
This DNA window, taken from Anabrus simplex isolate iqAnaSimp1 chromosome X, ASM4041472v1, whole genome shotgun sequence, encodes the following:
- the LOC137503386 gene encoding ankyrin-3-like isoform X2, whose translation is MMSYTTVKLVAVNESPRGLYAVISMLLLTGGIERNPGPVFETRCKLCAVLYGSLVEDVEMREVQLRENTRVVEELERRLTETENSLRLWEEVLKKREMVIEQREEAFEKKVKEVEKACNETTEEMEKACKKREEEVENACEEREEEVVRACKDREKIVEQQELEYEMREKPREREWRDRREGPRWQELLTQCEPGHEILQQILNWAADQGYINVVNFLLARNPCVDWKRTALNHAAERGQLLVVRFLIEEEKNQGQEDCLSFGRCDIDVNIGAHSQGVPALLLAAKEGHMEVVRYLVEEGGITGEMLDTALVQAAQWGHLDIVSYLTTLGPSSLNVKANGGYTPLHLAAQFGFINIVKYVTTLDPTSLNVKTSGGYTPLHLAAQFGHLDIVKYITTLGPTSLIVKTSDGYTPLHLAVCEGHLDVIKYLVTLDPTSLNVEASDGFTLLLLAARCGHLEVIKYLTTLDPTSLNVKTSGGDTPLLLAARCGHLEVIKYLTTLDPTSLNVKTGGGYTPLLLAACEGHLEVIKYLTTLHPTNLNVKTSGGYTPLLLAAHKGHLEVMKYLTILDPNCLSVKTSYGYTPLHVAACEGHLEVIKYLILLDPTSLSVKTSDGYTPLHLAVREGHLEVIKCLTLLDPTSLSVETSGGFTPLTLAKFYGHQNVVYLLEQCSLNK
- the LOC137503386 gene encoding ankyrin-3-like isoform X1; its protein translation is MMSYTTVKLVAVNESPRGLYAVISMLLLTGGIERNPGPVFETRCKLCAVLYGSLVEDVEMREVQLRENTRVVEELERRLTETENSLRLWEEVLKKREMVIEQREEAFEKKVKEVEKACNETTEEMEKACKKREEEVERACKKREEVENACEEREEEVVRACKDREKIVEQQELEYEMREKPREREWRDRREGPRWQELLTQCEPGHEILQQILNWAADQGYINVVNFLLARNPCVDWKRTALNHAAERGQLLVVRFLIEEEKNQGQEDCLSFGRCDIDVNIGAHSQGVPALLLAAKEGHMEVVRYLVEEGGITGEMLDTALVQAAQWGHLDIVSYLTTLGPSSLNVKANGGYTPLHLAAQFGFINIVKYVTTLDPTSLNVKTSGGYTPLHLAAQFGHLDIVKYITTLGPTSLIVKTSDGYTPLHLAVCEGHLDVIKYLVTLDPTSLNVEASDGFTLLLLAARCGHLEVIKYLTTLDPTSLNVKTSGGDTPLLLAARCGHLEVIKYLTTLDPTSLNVKTGGGYTPLLLAACEGHLEVIKYLTTLHPTNLNVKTSGGYTPLLLAAHKGHLEVMKYLTILDPNCLSVKTSYGYTPLHVAACEGHLEVIKYLILLDPTSLSVKTSDGYTPLHLAVREGHLEVIKCLTLLDPTSLSVETSGGFTPLTLAKFYGHQNVVYLLEQCSLNK